A genome region from Anastrepha obliqua isolate idAnaObli1 chromosome 4, idAnaObli1_1.0, whole genome shotgun sequence includes the following:
- the LOC129244230 gene encoding mannose-1-phosphate guanyltransferase alpha-A, producing MTAAADSSCQSTTDGGGKNIVLTNRLRIYYAHIYLHFDFNRSGLPAESPKFEYSNAINLILSGTRFRPLSLDTPKPLFPVAGRPIIQHHIEACLRLPELKEILIIGYYPQLQMENFVSDMQSLYNINIRYLQEFTSLGTAGGLYHFRDQIRSGNPRAFFFLNGDVCADFPLQDLYAFHRQRVDTALVTIMSTEATRQQSLHYGCLVFDCNSGVVSHYVEKPSSYVSTFINCGVYVCSLDIFAHLADVFYSKGQEYSCPSLTNGGGNGKDQGHIQWEQEVLTPLAGTNKLYAMPVPNWWSQLKTAGSAIYANRHYLELYKNTHPERLANSGVKHNEHDSNLICTIYPDVYIHPSATVHYSASLGPNVSIGPGVTIGPGVRIRESIILENATIKDHTLVLHSIVGRGSTIGLWSRVEGTPSDPDPNKPFAKMENPPLFNKEGKLNPSITILGCFVKVPSEKILLNSIVLPHKELNRNFKNEIIL from the exons tgGCGGAAAAAATATAGTACTTACAAACAGGCTCAGAATATATTATGCGCACATTTATCTGCATTTCGATTTTAACAGAAGTGGCTTACCTGCAGAATCACCGAAATTTGAATATAGTAAtgcaatcaatttaattttatcagGAACTCGGTTTCGTCCACTTTCTTTGGATACCCCGAAGCCTTTATTTCCCGTAGCCGGACGACCTATTATTCAGCATCATATAGAGGCATGTTTGCGTTTGCCGGAGCTGAAAGAAATCCTAATTATTGGATATTATCCTCAACTTCAAATGGAGAACTTTGTCAGTGATATGCAAAGCCTTTACAACATCAATATTAg ATATTTACAAGAATTCACTTCACTAGGCACTGCAGGCGGCTTGTACCACTTTCGCGATCAAATACGGTCAGGAAATCCtcgtgcttttttttttttaaatggtgatGTGTGCGCTGATTTTCCTCTACAAGATTTATATGCATTTCATAGGCAGCGAGTCGATACGGCTTTAGTGACAATTATGAGCACTGAGGCGACGCGACAGCAATCACTGCATTATGGATGTCTGGTATTTGATTGTAATAGCGGTGTCGTATCGCATTATGTAGAAAAGCCTAGTTCATACGTGTCTACATTTATTAATTGTGGTGTCTACGTGTGTTCCTTGGATATATTTGCCCATTTAGCCGATGTGTTTTATTCGAAAGGTCAGGAATACTCATGTCCTAGTTTGACTAATGGCGGAGGTAACGGTAAAGATCAAGGACATATACAATGGGAACAAGAGGTTTTGACGCCACTTGCTGGTACGAATAAACTCTATGCCATGCCAGTACCTAATTGGTGGTCACAATTGAAAACGGCTGGTTCAGCTATTTATGCCAATCGACACTATTTag AGCTTTACAAGAATACACACCCGGAGAGGCTAGCCAATTCTGGAGTGAAACATAATGAACACGATTCAAATCTAATTTGTACCATTTATCCGGATGTTTATATACATCCAAGTGCTACAGTCCACTATAGTGCATCA cTGGGGCCAAATGTATCCATCGGGCCAGGTGTAACAATCGGACCAGGCGTTCGTATTCGAGAGTCAATAATACTTGAAAATGCCACTATAAAAGATCATACCTTAGTGTTGCACTCAATTG TGGGTAGAGGGTCCACAATCGGATTGTGGTCACGAGTAGAGGGTACCCCGTCTGATCCTGATCCAAATAAGCCATTTGCGAAAATGGAAAATCCACCGCTTTTCAACAAGGAGGGGAAACTTAATCCTTCTATAACTATATTGG GCTGTTTTGTGAAAGTGCCCTCTGAAAAGATTTTATTGAACAGCATCGTCTTACCGCACAAGGAGTTAAATAGAAATTTCAAGAATGAAATAATATTGTAA